A window of the Trichoderma asperellum chromosome 4, complete sequence genome harbors these coding sequences:
- a CDS encoding uncharacterized protein (EggNog:ENOG41): protein MNSTKRKFNALLQGLSSPRASTDQESPATMFGNRAPSTKAVDYEALLQKRRRLGFPESTAPRLDTPGSSGLSSLATSIRRTVSDATTPKVRRDGSARYSPGDREELLKRLATFQEITDWTPKPERVNEVEWAKRGWVCQGKERVRCLLCHKELVVKLRKEAGDKETDALTAAEVEAALVDKYAELIVSAHQSDCLWKRRGCDDSLLRLSFVSSKAIIEALKQRYVELCARETFIPYEFNLRLPEDMILDDVVDQLSPEFFTNEKSGTNTPNRPALALALFGWQGLTNTRIGAVANTASCHTCQRRLGLWMFKSKEVDESGKIIVPAPMDYLDPEREHRFFCPWKNAAAQSRGHATQSSSESADMPAWKTLLQTIKNESDLRMVYEGRARSPSKLAAKGSSTPLKTPSRPTGSGHAPQISVDLSVDGEDDEATRDAKDKERWARLRKVKSLFDTKKLRKSVSSRPDTAASIKSNRSIKGD, encoded by the exons ATGAACTCTACCAAACGCAAGTTCAACGCCTTGCTCCAGGGACTGAGTAGTCCGCGCGCCAGCACAGATCAAGAGTCTCCAGCTACCATGTTTGGAAACCGAGCACCGAGCACCAAGGCTGTGGACTATgaggcgctgctgcagaaacGTCGCCGTCTGGGCTTTCCAGAGTCAACCGCTCCACGCTTAGATACCCCCGGTTCGTCAGGCCTCTCAAGCCTGGCTACCTCCATCAGGCGAACAGTCTCTGATGCCACGACTCCGAAAGTTCGGCGGGATGGCTCTGCGAGGTATTCTCCCGGTGACAGggaggagctgctcaagCGCCTGGCGACGTTTCAAGAAATCACCGACTGGACGCCAAAGCCGGAAAGAGTCAACGAAGTGGAATGGGCCAAGAGGGGCTGGGTATGCCAGGGGAAGGAAAGGGTGCGATGCCTGCTGTGCCACAAAGAGCTGGTTGTGAAGCTGAGAAAGGAGGCTGGAGACAAGGAGACGGATGCATTGACAGCGGCCGAAGTTG AGGCCGCATTGGTTGACAAATATGCAGAGCTGATTGTAAGCGCGCATCAGTCAGACTGCCTTTGGAAGAGACGAGGATGTGATG ATTCATTACTTCGGCTCTCATTCGTGAGCTCAAAAGCCATCATCGAAGCTCTGAAACAGAGATATGTGGAGCTTTGCGCACGAGAGACATTTATCCCATACGAATTCAACCTTCGCCTCCCAGAGGACATGATCTTGGATGACGTGGTTGACCAGCTCTCGCCAGAATTTTTCACGAATGAAAAGTCTGGTACAAATACGCCCAATCGACCAGCCCTTGCTCTCGCACTCTTTGGCTGGCAAGGCTTGACCAATACCCGTATTGGCGCTGTTGCAAATACTGCGTCATGTCACACCTGCCAGCGCAGATTAGGTCTGTGGATGTTCAAGAGCAAGGAAGTGGATGAAAGCGGCAAAATCATTGTCCCCGCGCCGATGGACTATCTCGACCCCGAGCGGGAACACCGTTTTTTCTGCCCTTGGAAGAATGCCGCCGCACAGAGCAGGGGACATGCCActcagagcagcagcgaatCAGCTGATATGCCTGCATGGAAGACACTGCTGCAGACTATCAAGAACGAATCGGATCTGCGGATGGTGTACGAGGGTCGGGCCAGGTCGCCATCTAAGCTGGCTGCCAAAGGTTCATCCACGCCTCTCAAAACGCCAAGCCGACCAACCGGCAGCGGTCATGCTCCGCAAATCTCTGTTGATTTGAGCGTTGacggcgaggatgatgaagctaCACGGGATGCcaaggacaaagagagaTGGGCGAGGTTGCGCAAAGTCAAAAGCTTGTTCGATACCAAGAAGTTGAGGAAGTCTGTGAGCAGCCGCCCAGATACGGCGGCATCCATCAAATCCAACAGGTCTATCAAGGGGGACTAA
- a CDS encoding uncharacterized protein (EggNog:ENOG41~TransMembrane:4 (i240-264o270-288i345-365o371-392i)), translated as MSNPGDPGWKWFPNDKDSWRLDVVSLLAVIGESAIGEHSQTITASMLCMLPRLLPAPQALLKPSRPTRLPETHAKMAGVESGTVLDSVGFFANIILPLEDMAPYDFVELDIRHAPDALPVEAVNQPHHGRGFIARCMSWVRRAEPFAEGLSASEEKESDAEHRGITSSTDRDVEEGRHLSARHHTDSKVHFDSSAANGHDHHGVHPGIVRRRTNTEVVQDLLSARTIAIKGRRPIVPPKLFSPLHILSAFSCLLSIGILIAAIFWQDGTAILAIVLVSFVSTVIGYASSWRPILMQRRHNNKVPSGDVMIRTREGAFVLVRCSEDVARELYSGTEECDYYVGEKVYRLCMALGTILLMFGVVLLGNCTWNSQIFIGGSYIILNGLYWGLGMLPLKYFWDLSRYTCKNVTKKDSQKAHGVTNEKDEREGYPSFTRTLWYAIRETKTIGWVERSGAAPGTPQWKQWLSEALENAKAGNRDWPAVKRKNEIMSGATDPAEQKAPVVEVQGAHANAGPNGSTF; from the coding sequence ATGTCCAACCCAGGAGATCCCGGCTGGAAATGGTTCCCCAACGACAAAGACTCGTGGCGTCTCGATGTCGTCTCCCTGCTCGCAGTCATTGGCGAATCCGCCATCGGCGAACACTCACAAACCATCACCGCCTCGATGCTCTGCATGCTGCCCCGTCTCCTGCCCGCGCCCCAGGCCCTTCTGAAGCCGTCCCGCCCCACGCGTTTGCCCGAGACGCACGCCAAGATGGCCGGTGTGGAGAGCGGCACGGTCCTCGACTCGGTGGGATTCTTCGCCAACATCATCCTGCCCCTGGAGGACATGGCGCCCTACGACTTCGTCGAGCTGGACATTCGACACGCGCCAGATGCGCTGCCCGTCGAGGCTGTAAATCAGCCCCATCACGGCCGTGGCTTTATTGCCCGGTGCATGTCGTGGGTTCGCAGGGCCGAGCCCTTTGCCGAGGGTCTTTCCGCCAGtgaggaaaaggagagcgATGCCGAGCATCGAGGAATCACGTCGTCGACTGACCGAGATGTCGAGGAGGGCCGCCACCTGTCTGCGAGACACCACACGGACTCCAAAGTGCACTTTGACTCCAGCGCTGCCAATGGGCACGACCATCACGGCGTCCATCCTGGAATAGTACGCCGACGAACCAACACCGAGGTGGTGCAAGACCTGCTCTCGGCCAgaaccatcgccatcaaggGCAGGCGGCCCATCGTTCCACCAaagctcttctcccccctccaCATCCTGTCTGCCTTCTCGTGCCTCCTCAGCATCGGcatcctcatcgccgccatttTCTGGCAAGACGGCACGgccatcctcgccatcgtcctcgtctcCTTTGTGTCCACCGTCATCGGCTACGCTTCCTCCTGGCGGCCCATTCTCATGCAGCGCCGCCACAATAACAAGGTGCCCAGCGGCGACGTCATGATCCGGACCCGCGAGGGAGCCTTTGTCCTGGTTCGCTGCTCCGAGGACGTGGCTCGCGAGCTCTACTCCGGCACCGAAGAGTGCGACTACTACGTCGGCGAGAAGGTGTACAGGCTGTGCATGGCGCTCGGCACCATCCTTCTCATGTTTGGCGTCGTGCTGCTCGGCAACTGCACCTGGAACTCGCAGATCTTCATCGGCGGGTCGTACATCATCCTCAACGGCCTGTACTGGGGCCTCGGCATGCTGCCCCTAAAGTACTTTTGGGATCTCTCGCGCTACACCTGCAAAAACGTCACAAAGAAGGACAGCCAGAAGGCGCACGGCGTCACCAACGAAAAGGACGAGCGCGAGGGATACCCCAGCTTCACGCGCACCTTGTGGTACGCCATACGCGAGACAAAGACCATAGGATGGGTCGAGCGCAGCGGTGCCGCGCCCGGAACGCCCCAGTGGAAGCAGTGGCTGAGCGAGGCGCTGGAGAATGCAAAGGCCGGGAATCGTGACTGGCCGGccgtgaagaggaagaatgaGATTATGTCTGGGGCGACTGATCCGGCGGAGCAGAAGGCGCCGGTGGTTGAAGTGCAAGGTGCGCATGCAAATGCGGGACCCAATGGCTCGACATtttga
- a CDS encoding uncharacterized protein (EggNog:ENOG41), protein MTDTAATIWISSAALYNESPRKGSGKPLLLSLRHNERRFGEQLKEVHFLKPDYADTIKINITGILRKWKTYCKENELGDWKCVINKAD, encoded by the exons ATGACGGATACAGCAGCCACTATATGGATTTCATCAGCCGCTTTATATAATGAGAGTCCTAGAAAAGGGTCTGGAAAGCCCCTGCTCCTCTCACTGCGGCACAATGAGCGGCGCTTTGGTGAGCAGTTGAAGGAGGTTCACTTCCTTAAACCTGACTATGCCGACACAATCAAGATTAATATTACTGGTATCTTGCGGAAATGGAAGAC ATACTGCAAAGAAAACGAGCTGGGCGACTGGAAATGCGTAATCAACAAGGCTGACTga